AATCGTACTTTGGAAACCTGTCCGTTGTGGAAATAACTTCGGAAGCCCTCTTCAAATCCAGAAGTTCAAGATTTGAGCAAGCTTGTTCTATACCTTTTAATACGTTTTCTATAGGCAGGTACTTTCCTATTATTCCTGTGGAAAAAACGAAGACTTCGTCCTTTGGAATATCCAGTATCTGGGCTACTTTTTCAGCCATCATCTCTGCGTGTTTTATCCCTTCCTCTCCCGTTCCGCAGTTGGCGTTTCCGCTGTTTACTACAAAAGCCCTAATCCTTTCTTTATCCCTTGCTATCCTTTCCGAGTAAATAACAGAACCAGCCTTGAAGTAGTTGTCCGTAAAGACGAAGGAAGCGGTGCATGGGTACGGAAGGTAAACGACGAGTATATCCGGATTTCCAGATTCCTTTAAACCCGCATTTCCTACGCCCATTAAAATTTCAGCCATGAATTTATTTTAGAAAATTACTCCGTACCTCTGGAGTCTCCTTTTCGCATCCTCGTACCAGGGTTCTCTTCCGCTTGCAAATTTAAGTGCGAGCTTGTAGTTCTCTACTGCTTTTTTTACATCACCGAGCTCCTCGTAATCCCTTCCGAGGTAGTAGTAAATACCCGCGTAGGAAGGTATTCTCTTCTTCGCCTCGTTTAGTGCCCTTATACTCTCTTTGTACTTTTTGAGCTTAAAGTAAGCTATACCCTGAAGGTACCATCCCCACAGAAGGTAAGGATCTAAATCGCTCACCCTTTTTGCGTACTCAAGGGCTCTTTTATACTTTCCGTGTTCAAGGTATATGGCGGAAGCGTAGGACATGGCTATCTGGTTGTTCGGGAATAGCTTTATAGCCTCTTCAAACTTCTTCAGGGCTTCGTCTTTTAGACCCTCCTTATACAGCTTCCTTCCTTCGTAATAAAGATCGTAGGATTTCTTAGTCGCCAAAAGCTTTTCCTTTATTCTTTGAAACTGAGGTGAATCCTTTTTCAGGTTCGGGGGTAGTTTCATAGAGCTTATTAATTTAGACACTTCTCTTATTCGAGTATCGGGAAGGGGGTGAGTGGAAAGCCACTCTGGCGGGTAGTCCTTTTCCATCTTCTTAAACTTCTTGAATGTTTCAATAAGACCGTGGGGATCGTAGCCCGCCTTTACTGCGAATACCACCCCGTACTTGTCCGCTTCCCTCTCCTGATCCCTGCTGAACTTTAAAGCAAGCAAAGATGCACCAATTGAGGCGAGCTGAAGTGCTATCCTCGCGGTTGTGTCCCTGTCGTTTATCAAGAGGGCCCCTATCTGGAGGAGGATGCTCAGACCGAGCATTTTTTCAAGGTACCTTGCGTAGTGGCGTGCGTTTACGTGTCCGAGTTCGTGGGCAAGAACACCAGCGAGCTCACTTTCGCTGTCTAGCATCAGAACCAATCCCCTCGTTATGACTATTTTCCCACCCGGAAGCGCAAAGGCGTTCAAAATCTTTGAGTTTACTAATACGAATTCGTAAGGAAGTTTTCTCGGCGTGTGTTTCGCTATGGAATTTCCAAGCTCCTTCACGTACTCCTGAACCTCTTTATCAGGGTATATACCCTCGTACTCCGTTATCGCCTGAGGGAAAACACTATTTCCTATCGCGATTTCCTCTTCGGGGGGAAGGACGGTAAAGGTTTTCTTACCCGTGAGCGGGTCAACTACCTGAGTACAGGATACGATAAAAATGAACAAAGCTGATATAAGAGCTCTTACCCTCATCAATAATTAGGTTAGCACTTTATGTATGATTTTAATTATGCAGAAAAAGAACTTATGGCTTCACCTTCTTGGACTGGTAATCCTTACGCTCCTCTCTGCTTACGCGGTTGTAAAGTACCCTATAAACCTCGGTTTAGACCTCAAAGGCGGTGTTGAATTCCTGCTCGAACCGGATTTTAGTGTTGCAATAGAGAGAGAGTATGAAGACCTCGCGAGAAATTTAAGGGAAAAATTATCAAAGTTTAACGTTCTTGAAGTTTATGCAACGAAAGAGGGCGTAATAATAGAGTTACTCGATAAAAAAGAGGTAGAAAACATAAAGAAAGTTATTCAGGATATAAACCCTAATGTAATTTTT
The genomic region above belongs to Aquifex aeolicus VF5 and contains:
- a CDS encoding beta-barrel assembly-enhancing protease; translation: MRVRALISALFIFIVSCTQVVDPLTGKKTFTVLPPEEEIAIGNSVFPQAITEYEGIYPDKEVQEYVKELGNSIAKHTPRKLPYEFVLVNSKILNAFALPGGKIVITRGLVLMLDSESELAGVLAHELGHVNARHYARYLEKMLGLSILLQIGALLINDRDTTARIALQLASIGASLLALKFSRDQEREADKYGVVFAVKAGYDPHGLIETFKKFKKMEKDYPPEWLSTHPLPDTRIREVSKLISSMKLPPNLKKDSPQFQRIKEKLLATKKSYDLYYEGRKLYKEGLKDEALKKFEEAIKLFPNNQIAMSYASAIYLEHGKYKRALEYAKRVSDLDPYLLWGWYLQGIAYFKLKKYKESIRALNEAKKRIPSYAGIYYYLGRDYEELGDVKKAVENYKLALKFASGREPWYEDAKRRLQRYGVIF